In one Dehalococcoidia bacterium genomic region, the following are encoded:
- a CDS encoding 2-oxo acid dehydrogenase subunit E2 translates to MATELTMPQMGYDMQEGTVVRWLKAEGSNVELGEPVAEIETDKAVVEFESYASGVLQTILVAEGSTVPVGEAIAVVGEGDVAVADAPEPEPETPEPAAEPEAVDEEQDAVEAIPLGAASAPSTDGVATAPVEEAPAEQPVREGGRVFATPVARQLAYESGVDLSTVDGSGPGGRIVKEDVLNIIEAGTETTPAPVPVAEEESVVEPEVEAVPESVPAAEVEPEPEPEPAPVAEVEPEPVVEPEVEAEPEPELIPLSRMRQQIARVTIRSKSEKPHFYVNTDVDMTKAMMLRAQINQVMAADGVRATVNDLIIAASVITLKRFPKFNAFYEDGGLRMNDDVNVGIAMAVEEGLIMPAIVGAGEMSLREIAQASKEVAERAQQGTLAPQEYAGGTFAISNMGMMGVTSFVAIIQPPQSAVLAVGAVQKRPIVDDDDQIVVRQMMTATLSADHRIVDGAEGAMFVNEIKGLLENPLSIIL, encoded by the coding sequence TTGGCAACTGAACTGACAATGCCCCAGATGGGATATGACATGCAGGAAGGCACCGTGGTGCGCTGGCTGAAGGCCGAAGGCTCCAACGTGGAGCTGGGCGAGCCGGTAGCCGAGATCGAGACCGACAAGGCGGTCGTCGAGTTCGAGTCGTACGCATCGGGCGTCCTGCAGACGATTCTGGTCGCCGAGGGTTCTACCGTGCCGGTCGGCGAGGCCATTGCAGTCGTCGGCGAAGGGGATGTGGCAGTAGCAGATGCACCGGAGCCCGAGCCTGAAACTCCAGAGCCGGCGGCCGAACCGGAGGCGGTTGACGAGGAACAAGATGCCGTCGAGGCCATTCCCCTTGGCGCAGCTTCCGCTCCCTCCACTGACGGAGTCGCAACGGCTCCTGTGGAAGAAGCTCCTGCCGAGCAGCCGGTAAGGGAAGGCGGCAGAGTCTTCGCCACGCCCGTCGCCAGGCAGCTTGCCTACGAGTCCGGCGTGGACCTTTCGACCGTCGACGGCTCCGGACCGGGCGGTCGCATCGTCAAGGAAGACGTTCTGAATATCATCGAAGCAGGCACGGAAACGACCCCAGCGCCTGTTCCAGTTGCCGAAGAAGAGTCGGTCGTCGAGCCTGAGGTAGAAGCTGTACCAGAATCGGTACCAGCCGCCGAAGTCGAACCTGAACCCGAGCCAGAGCCGGCACCGGTCGCTGAAGTCGAACCAGAACCGGTTGTCGAGCCCGAGGTCGAAGCTGAACCCGAGCCTGAGCTGATCCCGCTCTCGCGCATGAGGCAGCAGATTGCCCGCGTGACGATCCGCTCGAAGAGCGAGAAGCCTCACTTCTACGTCAACACCGACGTGGATATGACAAAGGCCATGATGCTGAGGGCGCAGATCAACCAGGTGATGGCGGCAGACGGCGTGCGCGCCACAGTCAACGACCTGATAATCGCTGCCAGCGTGATCACGCTGAAGCGGTTCCCCAAGTTCAACGCCTTCTACGAAGACGGCGGACTCAGGATGAACGACGACGTCAACGTCGGCATCGCGATGGCTGTCGAAGAGGGGCTGATAATGCCCGCCATCGTCGGCGCAGGAGAGATGTCTCTCAGGGAGATCGCACAGGCCAGCAAGGAGGTCGCCGAGCGCGCACAGCAGGGTACCCTTGCTCCGCAGGAGTACGCGGGCGGCACATTCGCGATATCCAACATGGGTATGATGGGAGTCACCAGCTTCGTGGCGATCATCCAGCCGCCACAGTCAGCAGTGCTTGCCGTCGGGGCAGTCCAGAAGCGCCCGATCGTCGATGACGACGACCAGATCGTAGTCCGCCAGATGATGACCGCCACCCTCTCAGCCGATCATCGCATAGTCGACGGCGCAGAGGGCGCAATGTTCGTCAACGAGATCAAGGGCCTGCTCGAAAACCCCCTGAGCATCATTCTGTAG
- a CDS encoding DUF433 domain-containing protein, which yields MDGHIDITPGYSGGEPHIRDRRIKVRHIVVWHERMSMSPDKIADEYDLTLADIYAALAYYFDHREEIDQAIIDSDSFVEEKRKASQSLLQERLATLR from the coding sequence ATGGATGGACACATAGACATCACTCCCGGCTACTCCGGCGGCGAGCCCCATATCAGGGACAGGCGTATCAAAGTCCGGCACATCGTGGTGTGGCACGAACGGATGAGCATGAGCCCAGACAAGATCGCTGACGAGTACGATCTCACGCTAGCCGACATATACGCAGCGCTCGCCTACTACTTCGATCACCGAGAGGAGATCGACCAGGCAATCATTGACAGCGATAGCTTTGTGGAAGAGAAACGGAAGGCTTCTCAATCACTACTGCAGGAAAGGCTCGCCACACTGCGCTAG
- a CDS encoding sulfite oxidase, whose product MPLEGLHYDITPTGMHFLLIHFDIPVADEASWTLEIGGLVNSPVRLDMDDIRSRPQVSMPVTMECAGNGRILMEPRAISQPWLLEAIGTAEWTGTPLRPILEEAGISSDAVGLLFTGTDRGVQGGELHDYQRSLTIEQAMRDEVMLVYGMNGAPLQPQHGYPLRLLVPGWYGMTSVKWLSRIEAIDHQFDGYQQKRTYRYVQSAEEEGEPVELIRVRSLMVPPGVPDYLTRTRLVEAGTHQVEGKAWAGRLDVTRVEFSGDGGQTWTDADLGPHVGDFAWRSWSAEWKATPGEHVLCVRATDEEGNEQPSEQIWNYHGMGNNMTHRVEVRVE is encoded by the coding sequence ATGCCGCTGGAGGGTCTGCACTATGACATCACCCCAACTGGGATGCACTTCCTGCTGATCCACTTCGACATTCCGGTTGCCGATGAAGCGTCGTGGACCCTGGAGATCGGCGGCCTTGTCAACAGTCCCGTCAGGTTGGACATGGACGACATCCGGTCGCGCCCTCAGGTCTCCATGCCGGTGACCATGGAGTGCGCCGGCAACGGCCGGATATTGATGGAACCGCGTGCGATCAGCCAGCCGTGGCTGCTGGAGGCGATCGGTACCGCCGAGTGGACAGGCACGCCGTTGCGTCCGATTCTCGAAGAGGCGGGAATCTCCTCAGACGCGGTCGGGCTGCTGTTCACCGGAACAGATCGCGGAGTCCAGGGAGGCGAGCTTCACGACTACCAGCGGAGTCTGACCATCGAACAGGCGATGCGTGATGAGGTCATGCTGGTCTACGGCATGAACGGGGCGCCCCTGCAACCTCAGCACGGCTACCCGCTGCGCCTTCTGGTGCCCGGCTGGTACGGCATGACGAGCGTGAAGTGGCTGTCGCGCATCGAAGCTATTGACCACCAGTTCGACGGCTACCAGCAGAAGAGGACCTATCGCTACGTGCAGTCAGCAGAAGAGGAGGGCGAGCCGGTCGAACTCATTCGCGTTCGTTCCCTTATGGTGCCGCCCGGAGTCCCCGACTATCTTACACGTACCAGGCTCGTCGAGGCAGGCACGCACCAGGTAGAAGGCAAGGCGTGGGCTGGCAGGCTGGACGTGACGAGGGTGGAGTTCAGCGGTGACGGAGGCCAGACATGGACCGACGCCGACCTCGGACCTCACGTAGGCGACTTCGCATGGCGCTCATGGTCTGCCGAGTGGAAGGCAACGCCCGGAGAACACGTCCTGTGCGTCCGCGCCACCGACGAGGAGGGCAACGAACAGCCCTCAGAGCAGATCTGGAACTACCACGGCATGGGCAACAACATGACCCACCGGGTGGAAGTGCGGGTGGAGTAG
- a CDS encoding S-(hydroxymethyl)mycothiol dehydrogenase — MSNQTKGVIAGGRGAPVTVEDILVPDPGPGEVLIRVQACGVCHTDLHYREGAINDEFPFLLGHEAAGTVESVGDGVTNVAPGDFIIIAWRAPCGNCRSCLRGRPWYCFDSMNAEQQMTLADGSSLSPALGIGAFTELTLVHSGQAVKIDPAASAAAAGLIGCGVMAGLGAAVNTGGVTRGDSVAVIGCGGVGDAAIAGSRLAGAHTIIAVDIDDRKLEWAKGFGATHTVNSRQTDAVEAIRELTGGNGVDVAIEAVGHPSTYEQAFFARDLAGTVVLVGVPSPDMKIELPMLEVFGRGGSLKSSWYGDCLPTRDFPMFIDLHLQGRLDLEGFVSETIGINDVEEAFHKMERGEVLRSVVLL; from the coding sequence ATGTCAAACCAGACCAAGGGAGTGATCGCAGGCGGGAGAGGAGCACCAGTAACTGTCGAGGACATACTTGTTCCAGACCCAGGTCCGGGCGAGGTGCTGATCAGGGTGCAGGCGTGCGGGGTCTGCCATACCGACCTCCACTACCGCGAGGGGGCGATCAACGACGAATTCCCGTTCCTGCTAGGTCACGAGGCCGCTGGGACTGTGGAGAGCGTCGGTGACGGCGTGACCAACGTCGCGCCTGGCGACTTCATCATCATCGCGTGGCGCGCTCCCTGCGGAAACTGCCGCTCGTGCCTGCGCGGACGGCCGTGGTACTGCTTCGACAGCATGAACGCTGAGCAGCAGATGACCCTCGCCGATGGGAGCTCACTCTCTCCAGCCCTGGGAATCGGAGCTTTCACTGAGTTGACCCTTGTGCACTCGGGACAGGCTGTCAAGATTGACCCGGCTGCGTCCGCTGCGGCAGCCGGACTCATCGGCTGCGGCGTGATGGCGGGCCTCGGCGCTGCGGTCAACACCGGCGGAGTCACACGCGGCGACTCGGTTGCGGTCATAGGATGTGGCGGTGTGGGGGACGCGGCCATCGCGGGGTCCCGGCTTGCTGGAGCTCACACGATCATCGCTGTCGACATCGACGACCGCAAGCTGGAGTGGGCCAAGGGCTTCGGCGCGACTCATACTGTCAATTCGAGGCAGACCGACGCTGTCGAGGCGATCAGAGAGCTAACCGGTGGAAACGGCGTCGACGTGGCCATCGAGGCCGTGGGCCATCCCTCCACCTACGAGCAGGCCTTCTTCGCGCGCGATCTCGCAGGGACGGTAGTGCTTGTAGGTGTACCAAGTCCGGACATGAAGATAGAGCTCCCGATGCTCGAGGTATTCGGCAGGGGAGGCTCGCTCAAGTCGTCCTGGTATGGCGACTGCCTGCCGACCCGGGACTTCCCCATGTTCATCGACCTGCACCTGCAGGGCCGTCTCGACCTTGAGGGGTTCGTCTCTGAGACGATAGGCATTAACGACGTCGAAGAGGCGTTCCACAAGATGGAACGCGGCGAGGTGCTGCGCTCGGTAGTGCTCCTGTAG